Proteins from one Candidatus Binatia bacterium genomic window:
- a CDS encoding CRISPR-associated endonuclease Cas1, protein MGKSTATAQIHACKTGLTETTTLVDFLALEGRAAQVYWDLLVETPLPWRPRALKRIPAHWAAISPRTDGKRERVRDATDPWNAILNYCYTLLEVETRVACEAVGLDPDLGLIHVDDRLRESFIYDLLEPLLAKAMYGRWMSRLDPHNRAKSYDHRIKPYGFVQSITPAVIGSNEPLPIAPFERDLAKSKRLQLVDYHTGDPIRLDWSGSSMAHTVPVMRLSEYVQEYGRHPEAKAADWKSNPAGPDTIGLLHRLPLQSKRLIRIGKEVDRLGGDEGATLEPDRPVEYECDELAESIDYLAQFPQAATVRDLALTERGWRKIIKGVVEPLATTAERIQELAEQRRIEEP, encoded by the coding sequence ATGGGGAAGTCCACGGCTACCGCCCAAATCCACGCATGCAAGACGGGTCTCACGGAGACGACGACGCTGGTGGACTTCCTCGCGCTGGAGGGACGGGCGGCACAGGTCTACTGGGATCTGCTGGTCGAGACGCCCCTTCCATGGAGACCGAGGGCACTCAAGCGGATACCGGCACACTGGGCGGCGATCAGTCCACGGACCGATGGAAAACGCGAGCGGGTGCGCGATGCGACTGATCCGTGGAACGCAATCCTGAACTACTGCTACACGTTGCTGGAAGTGGAAACGCGGGTCGCTTGCGAGGCGGTGGGGCTCGATCCGGACCTCGGGCTGATCCACGTCGACGATCGGCTGCGCGAGTCGTTCATCTACGATCTGCTCGAGCCGCTACTCGCCAAGGCGATGTATGGGCGCTGGATGAGTCGGCTCGATCCGCACAACCGAGCCAAATCGTACGATCATCGCATTAAGCCGTATGGCTTTGTCCAATCGATTACGCCCGCAGTCATCGGTTCCAACGAACCACTGCCGATCGCTCCATTTGAAAGGGACTTGGCCAAATCAAAACGCCTGCAATTGGTTGACTACCATACCGGCGATCCGATTCGATTGGATTGGAGCGGCAGCAGTATGGCCCACACCGTGCCGGTCATGCGTTTGAGCGAATATGTGCAGGAATATGGGCGGCATCCCGAAGCCAAAGCCGCAGATTGGAAGAGCAATCCAGCAGGACCGGATACGATCGGGCTTTTGCATCGATTACCGCTCCAATCGAAGCGGCTGATCCGAATCGGCAAGGAGGTCGATCGGCTCGGTGGCGACGAGGGTGCTACGCTTGAGCCTGATCGGCCGGTCGAATACGAATGCGACGAACTCGCGGAGAGCATCGACTACCTGGCGCAGTTTCCGCAAGCCGCGACGGTACGGGATCTCGCCCTGACAGAACGCGGCTGGCGCAAGATCATCAAGGGTGTTGTAGAACCGCTCGCGACGACGGCAGAACGCATTCAGGAACTGGCCGAACAGCGCCGCATCGAAGAACCGTAG